The DNA window GGACGGTGACCTTTGTTGCCGGTTTCGAAGTCGGCGTCGGTGTTCCAGGAAGCCTGCTCGGAGAAAATCTTGAACATCGAGCCGGAAATGTCGGACTTGAACTTCACTTCGTCGAAGATGAAGAACTCAGGCTCCGGGCCAACGAAGGCGGTGTCGCCGATGCCGGTGGACTTGAGGTATTCCTCGGCGCGGCGGGCGATGGCGCGTGGGTCGCGATCGTAGCCCTGCATGGTGGAAGGCTCGATGATGTCGCAGACCAGGATCAGCGTCGGCTCTTCGGTGAACGGATCGAGCACGGCGGTGCTGTCGTCCGGCAGCAGGATCATGTCGGAAGCCTCGATGCCTTTCCAGCCCGCGATGGACGAGCCGTCGAACATCTTGCCGCTTTCGAAGAAGTCTTCGTCTTCGGCTTCGCGCGCAGGCATGGTGACGTGCTGCTGTTTGCCTTTGGTATCGGTGAAGCGCAGATCAATCCACTTCACGTCATGGTCTTTGATCAGTTGAAGCGACTTCGACATGGTGTTCTCCAAGTGGTGGAAGCGGGACAGGTTGCTTCCTAATCAGGGGTGAAGCCGGGCGGCGATGTTCCGCGAAGGCGACCTGCCTCACAAGGGAGCAAATTATATGCCAGTGCCTGGAAATGGTCTTGTACTGCGTGCGAATCGGGCTTTGCGTGGGGATTTGGCCGTCTATCGGCAAGAGCGGGAGGATATTTGCCCCTTTATGGTGCGGAAGGTGAGTGGTTAGGCCTTCTTTTGGTGCGGAGAGGGCTGTCTGTCCACATTGCTGGGTGGCTGATGATGCGGGGGAAACGTTTCGCCCTCTCCCCAGCCCTCTCCCGCAGGCGGGAGAGGGGGTGGCGTGAGGTATCCCTACAGATGCTGCCGGGTGAGAGATGAACTCTTGCCCTGCTGCGCTATTCTTATGGGCTCTATCTCCTGTCACTGGAAATGCACCATGCGCGCAACCTTCTTTCGTCACATCGGACAAGTTATGGCCGTCGTCCTGTTTTCCTGGATGTTGGCCGGCTGCGGGATCAACAACATTCCCACCTATGACGAGCAGGTCAAATCCGCCTGGTCGCAGGTCGAGAACCAGTACCAGCGTCGCGCCGACCTGATCCCGAACCTGGTGGAAACGGTCAAGGGCTATGCCGCCCACGAGCGGGAAACCCTGAGCGCAGTGATCGAGGCGCGAGCCAAGGCCACATCGATCCAGGTCGATGCCAGCACCCTGGATGACCCGCAGCAGATGCAGCGCTTCCAGCAGGCCCAGGGCCAGTTGAGCAGCGCCCTGAGCCGCCTGATGGTGGTGGCCGAGCGTTACCCTGACCTCAAGGCCAACCAGAACTTCCTGGCCTTGCAGTCGCAGCTCGAAGGTACCGAGAACCGCATCGCCGTGGCGCGCCGCGATTTCATTGCCTCGGTCGAGCGCTACAACACCGAGATTCGTACCTTCCCTGGCCGTATCTGGCACACGCTGATGTATAGCGATCTGCAAGTGCGCAACAACTTCGAGGCGACCAGCGAGAACGCCGACCAGGCGCCGCAAGTGAAATTCTGATGAGAGTCCTCCTCGCGCTTGGCCTGCTGCTGGCGTGTTGGGTTGGCCCACTGTCGGCCCAGCCCCTGCCTGAGTTGACCGGGCGGGTGGTGGACCAGGCTGCCCTGCTCGATGCGCCGACCCGTGCGCGTCTGGTTGAGATGCTCACCGCTCACGAGCAGCTCAGTGGCGAGCAGGTCGTGGTGGTGACTGTGCCTGAGCTGCAAGGGCGCTCCATCGAGGATTTCGGCGTCGCCCTCGGGCGGCACTGGGGCATCGGTCAGCAGGGCAAGGACAATGGCGCCCTGCTGATCGTGGCCCGCGATGAGCGGCGTATCCGCATCGAGGTGGGTTATGGTCTAGAAGATCGCCTGACCGATGCGCAGTCTTCTCTGATCATCAACGCCATCATGGTACCGGCCTTCCGTCAGGGCGACTTTGCCCGTGGTATCGAGGAAGGTGCCGCCGCCATCGTGCAAGTACTCGGTGGCGACCCGCTGAGCGTGCCGGAGCAGGCCGGTGGGGTCGCGAGTGAAGAACCCGATGCGCGTGGCATCCTGCTGTTCTTCCTGATGCTGGCGGTGATTCTCTTCCTCAATGGTCGTGGCGGCGGCGGTGGGCGCCGTGGGCGTGGCAATGCGGCCTTGCTGGGAGCGTTGCTCGGCGGTCTGAGTGGCGGTGGCCGTGGAGGTTTTGGCGGCGGTGGCGGCTTTGGAGGTGGCGGCGGTGGTTTTGGCGGCGGCGGTGCCTCCGGTGGCTGGTGACTCTACGGTGGATGTGCGATGACTCTTCTGACGCAAGCGGAACAACAACAGGTCGCCGACCTGATCGAGCGTATCGAGCAGGACACCGATGCCGAACTGGTCACGGTGCTGGCGGCGCGGGCCGACGATTACCGGTATATCGCGCTGCTCTGGGCCGGGCTGCTGGCCATGCTCTTGCCGGGCGGGCTGCTGTTCTTTTCCGGGCTGGCAGCCTGGGAACTGCTGTTGGTGCAGTGGTCGAGCTTTATCGTGCTGGCCTTCGTGCTGCGCATTCCGGCGCTGACATCGCGCTTGATCCCGCGTGCGGTGCGCCACTGGCGGGCCGGCAATCTGGCGCGGCGGCAGTTCTTCGAGCGGGAGCTGCACCACACCCAGGCCGGTACCGGCATGCTGATTTTCGTGTCGGAGGCCGAGCGCTATGTAGAAATCCTGGTCGACCAGGGGATCTCCAGCCGGATCGATGATGCAGCCTGGGCTTCGATCATCGAAGCGTTCACTGCCGAGGTGAAGGCGGGGCGGACACTGGCCGGTTTTCTCGGTTGCATCGAGTCGTGCGGGGAGTTGCTGCGCCGGCATGTGCCGCTGACCGAGCCGCGCAACGAGTTGCCTGATCGGCTGGTGGTGATCGAGTAGGAGCGGCTAGGGCCGCTCCTGCGGTGCCGGGTTATTCCAGGACCAGAATCGCGTCCATTTCCACCTGGGCATCCTTGGGCAGCGCGGCGATGCCGATGGCTGCACGGGCCGGGTAGGGCTGCTGGAAGTAGCGCCCCATGACTTCGTTGACGGTGGCGAAGTTGCCCAGGTCGGTGAGGAAGATGTTCAGCTTGACGATGTCCTTTAGCGAGCCGCCTGCTGCCTCGGCCACTGCCTTGAGGTTTTCGAAGACTTGCACGGTCTGGGCTTCGAAGCCTTCCACCAGGGTCATGCTGGCCGGGTCGAGAGGAATCTGGCCGGACAGGTAGACAGTATTGCCGGCCTTGATCGCCTGGGAGTAGGTGCCGATGGCGGCAGGGGCCTTGTCGGTGTGGATGACGCTCTTGCTCATGAAATTCTCCTTGGTAAAGGCGGCTTGCGATTGCTTCAAGCTTTGACCCGCGTGATGCGGGTGACGCCCTTGATGGTGCGCAGTTTCTTGATGACGTTGGCCAGGTGTACGCGGTCATGCACGCTGACCACCAGTTGCACGACGCTGATGCGGCCATCGCGTTCGTCCATGCCGATCTTCTCGATATTGCCGTCGGCGGCATTGACGCTGCCGGCCAGCAGGGCGATCAGGCCGCGCTGGTGTTCCAGCTCGATGCGCAGCTCGACATTGAACTCGCCGGCGACGTCCTTCGACCAGGACAGCTGGATGCATTTGTCCGGGTTGTTGCGGACTTCGCTGATGTTCCGGCAACTCTCCAGGTGAACCACCATGCCTTTGCCCGCCGACAAGTAGCCGACGATGGGGTCGCCAGGAATCGGCGTGCAGCACTTGGCGTAATTGAGTACCAGGCCTTCGGTGCCGCGAATCGCCAGTGGGCCTTCGGCGGACGGGCTCTCTTCTTCCTCGCTGGCGATCAGGCGCCGGGCGATCACGTAGGCCATGCGGTTGCCGAGGCCGATGTCCTCCAGCAGGTCTTCGAAGACCTCCATGTGGTATTCGTCCAGCACCTGCCGGATGCGTTCGTCGGGAATGTTTTCCAGCGGCGTTTCGAAACCGGCGAGCACTTTGTGCAGCAGGCGTTCGCCAAGGTTGATCGACTCCGAGCGGCGTTGCTGCTTGAGCGCATGGCGGATGTGTGTGCGTGCCTTGCCACTGACCACGAAGTTGAGCCAGGCCGGGTTGGGGCGTGCGCCGGGTGCGGTGACGATCTCCACTGTGGAGCCGCTTTCCAGGGGCTGCGAGAGCGGCGCCAGGCGACGGTTGACCCGGCAGGCGATGCAGGTGTTGCCGACATCGGTGTGCACCGCGTAGGCGAAGTCGACGGCGGTGGAGCCTTTCGGCAGCTCCATGATGCCGCCCTTGGGCGTGAAGACGTAGACCTCGTCGGGGAAGAGGTCGATCTTCACGCTCTCGATGAATTCCAGTGAGTTGCCGGCGCGTTGCTGCATTTCCAGCACGCCCTTGACCCATTGCCGTGCACGCGCATGGCTGTTCTGTACCGGCTCGCCCTCGTTGGACTTGTACAGCCAGTGGGCGGCGATGCCGTTGTTGGCCATCTCTTCCATTTCGCGGGTGCGGATCTGGATCTCGATGGGCACGCCGTGCATGCCGAACAGCGTGGTGTGCAGCGACTGGTAGCCGTTGGCCTTGGGAATCGCGATGTAGTCCTTGAAACGACCGGGCAGCGGCTTGTAGAGGCTGTGCACGACGCCGAGCACGCGGTAGCAGGTATCTACCTTGTCGACCACGATGCGGAAGGCGTAGACATCCATGATCTCGTTGAAGGCTTTGCGCTTGCCGCGCATCTTCTTGTAGATGCTGTAGAGGTGCTTTTCCCGGCCTTTTACGTCGCCTTCCATGCCTTCGTTGTGCAGGCAGTTGATCAGCGACTGCTCGATCTTCTCGACGATCTCGTTGCGGTTGCCGCGGGCGCGACGCACGGCGGCGCGGATGCGTTCGGAGCGCATCGGGTGCATGGCCTTGAAGCCCAGGTCCTCGAACTCCACGCGCATGTTGTGCATGCCCAGCCGGTTGGCGATGGGGGCGTAGATTTCCAGGGTTTCCTTGGCGATGCGCCGGCTCTTCTCGTGCGGCATGGCATCGAGGGTGCGCATGTTGTGCAGGCGGTCGGCCAGCTTGACCAGGATCACGCGGATGTCGCGGGCCATGGCCATGGCCATCTTCTGGAAGTTCTCGGCCTGGGCCTCGGCCTTGGTCTCGAACTTCATCTGGGTCAGCTTGCTGACGCCATCGACCAGTTCGGCGACGGTCTCGCCGAACTGGTTGGCCAGCGCGTCCTTGGGAATGCCGGTGTCCTCGATGACGTCATGCAGCATGGCGGCCATCAGGCTCTGATGGTCCATGTGCATGTCGGCAAGGATGTTGGCTACCGCGAGGGGGTGTGTAACGTAGGCTTCGCCGCTGCGTCGACGCTGGCCGTCATGGGCCTGCTCGGCATAGAAGTAGGCGCGGCGGATCTGGTTGACCTGTTCGGTGGCCAGGTAGCTCGACAGGCGTTCGGCAAGTACGTCTATGGCGGGCAATGCAGAACTCCTTGCCGCAACGGCGCTGCATCAGCGCCTCGGCCGGTCAGATGGATCAGATCGCCTCGTTGGACTCGTCCTCGTACTGGATGAACAGCGGTTCATCGTCGACGATGTCGTCCTGAGCGATTACGTCGTAGTCGACCAGCCCGGAAGCGATCTCGCGCAGGGCGACAACGGTGGGCTTGTCGTTTTCCCAGGCTACCTTGGGCTCTTTGCCGCCGGTGGCCAGTTGACGGGCACGCTTGGTGGCCAGCATCACCAGCTCGAAGCGGTTGTCGACATTGTCCAGGCAATCTTCAACGGTAACGCGGGCCATGGTGTTCCTCGTGGTTCAGTAGCAATGGCATGCCCGGATGGGCGAGCAGACTGGGTAGTCTAGAAAAACGCCAGCCTTATTGAAAGAAAAAGTCGCTGGAAGCGTCAGGCGGCAGGCTGCGAAACGCACGCTCGACGGGCTTTCGGCACCGTCCAGCGCGCTTCGGCCTAGGCCAACAACTCGCTCAGCAGCTGAGTGTGGCGCTTCTGCTGCGGGCCCTGGCGTAGCTGGCTGGCGCGAAAGATCGCCTGCAGGTCGCCCAGCGCGTGGGCGAAGTCGTCGTTGATCACCAGGTAGTCGTACTCGACGTAGTGGCTCATTTCGCTGACGGCTTCGCGCATGCGGCCATCGATGACGTCGTCGCTGTCCTGGCCACGGTTGGTCAGGCGCTGGCGCAGGGCCTCCTGGGTGGGGGGCAGGATGAAGATCGAGCGGGCGAGGGGCATTTGTTTGCGTACCTGCTGGGCGCCCTGCCAGTCGATTTCCAGGATCAGGTCGTAGCCTTCCTTCAGGGTTTCCTCCAGCCAGCGCTGGGAGGTGCCGTAGAGGTTGCCGAAGACTTCCGCATGTTCGAGGAATTCGTCGCGGCCCAGACGCTCGATGAAGTCCTCGCGGCTGACGAAGTGATAGTTGACGCCATCCACCTCGCCGGGCCGGGCCGGGCGCGTGGTATGGGACACCGAAACGCGAACCTGGGGCTGTGCGTCGAGCAGGGCCTTGACCAGGCTGGTCTTGCCGGCCCCGGACGGGGCGGAAATGATGTAGAGGGTGCCGGTTGTCACGGTCATGGAGGCTTTCCGGTAGGGGCCGCGGGGGCCGGTCATTCGATGTTCTGGACTTGCTCGCGCATCTGTTCGATCAACACCTTGAGGTTGACCGCCGCCTGGGTGCTGCGTGGGTCGAAGGCCTTGGAGCCCAGGGTGTTGGCTTCGCGGTTGAGTTCCTGCATCAGGAAGTCGAGGCGCCGGCCGGAGGCTTCCGTGCTTTTCAGGACACGGCGGACTTCCCGGACATGGGTGTTCAGGCGATCCAGCTCTTCAGCGACGTCACTTTTCTGTGCCAGCAGGACCAGTTCCTGCTCCAGCCGCTGCGGGTCGACTTCGGCCTGCATCTCGGCGCAACGGTCGAGGATCTTCTGGCGCTGGACCGTGAGCATCTGCGGAATCAGCTCGCGCAATGTGGCGACTTCATCGTCGATGCTGTCCAGGCGCTCGTTGAGTAGCTGGGAGAGCGCCTCGCCTTCACGGCTGCGGCCTTCGCGCAGTTGCGCAAGCGCTTCGTGGAACAGTTGCAGGGCCTGCTGGTTCAACGCTTGCGGGTCGGCGGCATCCGCCACCAGCACGCCCGGCCAGGCCAGCACTTCCAGCGGATTGAGTGGCGCCGGGTTCTGCATCAGGGCCGAGACCTCTTGGGCCGCTTCGACCAGTTGCCGGGCGCGATCGCTGTCGATCTGCAGGCGCTTGCCGTTGTCGGCATCGCTGAAGCGCAGGGTGCATTCCACCTTGCCGCGAGACAGGCCTTTGCGCAGGGCATCGCGCACCGCGTTCTCGAGGTCGCGGAAGGCCTCCGGCAGGCGCAAGTGTGGTTCCAGGTAGCGATGGTTGACCGAACGGATCTCCCAGCCGAGGGTGCCATGCGGGCTGGCCAGTTCGGCGCGGGCGAAGGCGGTCATGCTGTGAGCCATTGGGCTACCTCTTTGGATCGTGGCGAAAAACGAGGGATTGTAATGTAAAAAACGTGGCTTGGCCTCGGCATGGCGCCGCAGTCTGTCGTCGGCCAGATGCGTGGGTGTGCGAAAAAACGATCAAGGCTTGATCAGTTTCCGCTATACTCCGCGCCCCTCTTTTCGCCCCCTGGCACCCACGCTGCAATCCATGAAGCTGATCGTCAAGGTTTTCCCGGAAATCACCATCAAGAGCACGCCGGTGCGCAAGGCGTTCATTCGTCAGTTGACGAAGAACATCCGTGCCGTATTGCGTGACCTCGATCCCGACGTGCGCCTGCAAGGCGTCTGGGACAATATCGAACTGGAAACCACGGTGCAGGACCCTGCGCTGCTCGATCAGATTCGCCAGCGCCTGAGTTGCACGCCAGGTATCACGCATTTCCTCGAGGTGCATGAATATCCCCTCGGGGATCTCGACGACATCGTCGAGAAGTGCGCCGCACACTACGCCGACCTGCTGCCGGGCAAGGTCTTTGCCGTGCGTTGCAAGCGTATCGGCAAGAAGCACCCGTTCAGCTCGATGGACGTCGAGCGGCATGTCGGCAGCCGCCTGCGGGCGCAATGCGCCGCCGCCGGCATCGAGCTGAAGCGGCCGCAAGTCGAAGTGCGCATGGAAATCCGCGACCAGCGCCTGTTTGTCATACACAGCCAGCACGATGGCCTGGGCGGTTATCCGCTGGGAGCGCTGGAGCAGTCGCTGGTGCTGATGTCCGGTGGTTTCGATTCGACGGTGGCCGCCTACCAGATGATGCGCCGTGGGTTGATGACCCACTTCTGCTTCTTCAATCTCGGGGGCCGTGCCCATGAACTGGGCGTGATGGAAGTCGCTCACTACCTGTGGAAGAAGTACGGCAGCTCGCACCGTGTGCTGTTCATCAGCGTGCCCTTCGAAGAAGTGCTCGGCGAGATTCTGCAGAAGGTCGACAACAGCCAGATGGGCGTGGTGCTCAAGCGCATGATGCTGCGCGCCGCCGCCCGGGTCGCACAGCGCCTGAGCATCGACGCGCTGGTGACTGGCGAGGCCTTGTCGCAGGTTTCCAGCCAGACCCTGACCAACCTCTCGGTAATCGACTCGGCCACCGACATGCTGGTGATGCGCCCGCTGATCGCCAGCCACAAGCAGGACATCATCGATACCGCCCATGAAATCGGTACGGCCGAGTTCGCCAAGAACATGCCGGAGTATTGCGGTGTGATCTCGGTCAACCCGACTACCAAGGCGCGCGGTTATCGCATCGAGAAAGAAGAAGCGCGCTTCGACATGGATATTCTGGAGCGCGCGCTGGAAAATGCGCGGCGCATTTCCATCGACCATGTGATTGATGAGCTGAGCCGGGATGTCCAGGTCGAGGAAGTCGGCGAAGTACTGGCCGGACAGGTGGTGGTCGATATCCGCCACCCCGATCAGAGCGAGGACGAACCGCTGCTGATCGAGGGCATCGAAGTCCGTACGCTACCCTTCTATGCCGTGAACAACCGTTTCAAGGAACTGGACGAAAACCGCCAGTACCTTCTGTATTGCGACAAAGGTGTCATGAGTCGCCTGCATGCCCATCATCTGCTGTGCGAGGGGCATACCAACGTGCGGGTCTACAGACCTGCGAGTCGGACGCTGGAAGCCGGAAGCGGGAAGCCATGAGCAACCGTCCCAGCAACAGCATCGTCATTCGTCGACGGCATCCTCCCGACTGTTCCGTTTGTTTCTGATTTCCAGCTTTCAGCTTCCCGCTTTTACCTAGGATTCCTCAATCGTGATCGAAAATCTCCGTAACATCGCCATCATCGCCCACGTCGACCATGGCAAGACCACCCTCGTCGATGCCCTGCTGCGTCAGTCCGGCACCCTGGAACGTAACGAGCTCAACGACGAGCGCGTGATGGACAGCAACGACCAGGAAAAAGAGCGCGGCATCACCATTCTGGCCAAGAACACCGCCATCAAATGGAACGACTACCGCATCAACATCGTCGACACCCCCGGCCACGCCGACTTCGGTGGTGAAGTCGAGCGCGTCATGTCGATGGTCGACTCCGTACTGCTGGTAGTCGATGCCCAGGACGGTCCGATGCCGCAAACCCGCTTCGTGACCAAGAAGGCCTTCGAAGCCGGCCTGCGTCCGATCGTCGTGATCAACAAGATCGACCGTCCGGGCGCGCGTCCTGACTGGGTCATGGACCAGATCTTCGACCTGTTCGACAACCTCGGCGCCACCGACGAGCAACTCGACTTCCAGGTCGTCTACGCCAGCGCCCTGAACGGCATCGCCGGCCTCGACCACACGGATATGGCCGAAGACCTGACTCCGCTGTACCAGGCCATCGTCGACCACGTACCGGCGCCGACCGTCGACCTCGACGGCCCGTTCCAGATGCAGATCTCCGCCCTGGACTACAACAGCTTCCTCGGCATTATCGGTGTTGGCCGTATCGCCCGTGGCAAGGTCAAGCCGAACACGCCGGTCGTCGCCATCGACGTCGACGGCAAGAAACGTAACGGCCGTATCCTCAAGCTGATGGGCCACCACGGCCTGCACCGCGTGGACGTCGAAGAAGCCACCGCCGGCGACATCGTCTGCGTCAGCGGCATGGACCAGCTGTTCATCTCCGACACCCTGTGCGACATCAACAACGTCGAAGCGATGAAGCCGCTGACCGTCGACGAGCCGACCGTTTCCATGACCTTCCAGGTCAACGACTCGCCGTTCTGCGGCAAGGAAGGCAAGTTCGTCACCAGCCGCAACATCAAGGAGCGCCTGGACAAGGAGCTGCTGTACAACGTTGCCCTGCGTGTCGAAGAAGGCGACAGCGCCGACAAGTTCAAGGTCTCCGGCCGTGGCGAACTGCACCTGTCGGTACTGATCGAAACCATGCGCCGCGAAGGCTTCGAAATGGGCGTCGGCCGTCCGGAAGTGATCATTCGTGAAGTCGACGGCGTGAAGCAGGAGCCGTTCGAGAACGTCACCATCGACATCCCCGAGGAGTCCCAGGGCAAGGTCATGGAAGAGATCGGCCTGCGCAAGGGCGACCTGACCAACATGTCGCCGGACGGCAAGGGCCGTGTGCGCCTGGAGTACAACATCCCGGCGCGTGGCCTGATCGGCTTCCGTAACCAGTTCCTGACCCTGACCAACGGCGCGGGCATCCTGACCTCGATCTTCGACCGTTACGACACCGTCAAGCCGGGTGCCATGTCCGGCCGTCAGAACGGCGTACTGGTGTCGATCGATACCGGCAAGGCGCTGACCTACTCCCTGGAGACCCTGCAGGCGCGCGGCAAGCTGTTCGTCGAGCACGGCCAGGAAATCTACAACGGTCAGATCGTCGGCCTGAACAGCCGCGACAACGACCTGGGCGTCAACCCCACCAAAGGCAAGAAGCTCGACAACATGCGCGCTTCGGGCAAGGACGAAACCATCGCCCTGGTGCCGCCGGTTCGTTTCACACTGGAACAGGCCCTGGAGTTCATCCAGGACGACGAACTGTGCGAAGTGACGCCGAAGTCGATCCGTCTGCGCAAGAAGATCCTCGACGAAGGCGAGCGCACCCGCGCTGCCAAGAAAGCCAAGGTCTGATTCGCCGTTGCAGACAAAAGGCGCCCTCCGGGGCGCCTTTTTCATTGATAGAGATTCGAGACAGAGAACCTTTCATGCTGAACAACGATGTGCTGCGCAGCCTGCGCTATGTGCTGAATGTGAATGAGCGCGGTATCGTCGAGATCACCGCGCTGGGTGGGCTCGACGTGAGCGAGGCGGAAGTGGCCGCTTACCTGAAGCGGGACGATGAAGAAGGCTATGTAGTTTGCAAGGACAAGGTCATGGCGCACTTCCTCGATGGCCTGGTGGTCTTCAAGCGTGGCCGTGACGAGCGTCGCGCCGGATTGCCCATCGAACTGCCGGTTACCAACAACATGGTGCTGAAGAAGCTGCGCGTGGCGTTCGAACTGAAAGAGGACGACTTGCACGACATTCTGCGGTCGGTGGATTTTCCGGTATCCAAGCCCGAGCTGAGCGCACTGTTCAGAAAGGCCGGGCACAGTAATTACCGTGCCTGCGGTGACCAACTGCTGCGCAACTTCCTCAAGGGGCTGGCGTCGTTCGGCAAGTGAGGCGCGCCCGCCGTCTGCCGGCCAGAGTGTAGCTCTGCGGTCTCCAGGGTGACGAAGCGGTTGTTTCATCACCCTGGAAGTTGCCATCAGTGATGATGCCCCGTGGCGGGCTTGCCTTTGGCGTCGGGCAGAGCGACACGGATGAGTTGCATCATGCCCTGGTCCTCATGGTCGAGGATGTGGCAGTGCAGCACGAAATCGCCGATGTAGCGTTGATAGCGTGTGCGTACCACCACGGTGTAATACTCGGGCGGTGTGCCGAAGTCGGCCAGGTTCTTCACCCAGAGCGTGTCCTTCCATACGCCCTTGAGGCTTGGGTATTGCGGGTCCGGCGTGCCGCCCGCGTCATCGATTGCGCCGACTTCGCTGACATCCCGCCCGTTCGGATCGAGAATCCTGACGACCTGGAAGGGATTCACATGGATATGGAACGGGTGGCTGACGGCATCGGAGCGCAGCGTCCACTCATCCACGCCGCCGAGGGGGAGCGTCCGATCTATGCGACCTGGCTTGAAGGGTTCGCCATCGACCAGGAAGTTGAAGGCTTCCCCTTGCTTCGTGATGTTGAACGACAGCTCTTGGGTGCCGGTCACTTCGTTGTCTTCAATGTCGGCATGCGGTACGAAGCGGCTGAGACGCAGGCCGTCGCGCAAGTCGCGGATGACTGTGTCGCGGACTTCCCTGTTGAGGATGTTCCGCTCTGCGGCGATGCTCAGCTCGTTCACCAGATACTTACTGATGTTGCCTTGCACCGACCGCCCTTCGGCGACCCTGACCAGGCCCAGCAGTTGCCGGGACGGTGCCGGACGGTCAACGGAGGCCGTAGCCGGCGCGGCCGCATCGATCACGCAGTAGGTGCCCGCTTCGGGAAATACCATCAGGCTGTCCCAGCGATAGCCGGGCTGGTAGATCGTCTGCTCCTGGCGAAGCGTCTGTTTCAGCGTCAGGCCATCGGCGGCGACCAGGTGCTGGGGCAGTGGTGGGGCTGAGCAGTTCTGCGCGATGAAACTGTCCTGCTCGGCGGCGCTGAGGTTCTGCGCGCTGCCGGCCCCGGGGCGGAGCTTGCGGAATTGCAGGTTGACCGTGTCGCGAACGCCGCCGTGGATCACCCGCCAGCGCTCGACGTTGCCGGCTTGTGCGTCTTCGAAGAAGGGCAGG is part of the Pseudomonas sp. ABC1 genome and encodes:
- a CDS encoding LemA family protein gives rise to the protein MRATFFRHIGQVMAVVLFSWMLAGCGINNIPTYDEQVKSAWSQVENQYQRRADLIPNLVETVKGYAAHERETLSAVIEARAKATSIQVDASTLDDPQQMQRFQQAQGQLSSALSRLMVVAERYPDLKANQNFLALQSQLEGTENRIAVARRDFIASVERYNTEIRTFPGRIWHTLMYSDLQVRNNFEATSENADQAPQVKF
- a CDS encoding YgcG family protein; amino-acid sequence: MRVLLALGLLLACWVGPLSAQPLPELTGRVVDQAALLDAPTRARLVEMLTAHEQLSGEQVVVVTVPELQGRSIEDFGVALGRHWGIGQQGKDNGALLIVARDERRIRIEVGYGLEDRLTDAQSSLIINAIMVPAFRQGDFARGIEEGAAAIVQVLGGDPLSVPEQAGGVASEEPDARGILLFFLMLAVILFLNGRGGGGGRRGRGNAALLGALLGGLSGGGRGGFGGGGGFGGGGGGFGGGGASGGW
- a CDS encoding TPM domain-containing protein, producing MTLLTQAEQQQVADLIERIEQDTDAELVTVLAARADDYRYIALLWAGLLAMLLPGGLLFFSGLAAWELLLVQWSSFIVLAFVLRIPALTSRLIPRAVRHWRAGNLARRQFFERELHHTQAGTGMLIFVSEAERYVEILVDQGISSRIDDAAWASIIEAFTAEVKAGRTLAGFLGCIESCGELLRRHVPLTEPRNELPDRLVVIE
- a CDS encoding RidA family protein, which encodes MSKSVIHTDKAPAAIGTYSQAIKAGNTVYLSGQIPLDPASMTLVEGFEAQTVQVFENLKAVAEAAGGSLKDIVKLNIFLTDLGNFATVNEVMGRYFQQPYPARAAIGIAALPKDAQVEMDAILVLE
- the spoT gene encoding bifunctional GTP diphosphokinase/guanosine-3',5'-bis pyrophosphate 3'-pyrophosphohydrolase gives rise to the protein MPAIDVLAERLSSYLATEQVNQIRRAYFYAEQAHDGQRRRSGEAYVTHPLAVANILADMHMDHQSLMAAMLHDVIEDTGIPKDALANQFGETVAELVDGVSKLTQMKFETKAEAQAENFQKMAMAMARDIRVILVKLADRLHNMRTLDAMPHEKSRRIAKETLEIYAPIANRLGMHNMRVEFEDLGFKAMHPMRSERIRAAVRRARGNRNEIVEKIEQSLINCLHNEGMEGDVKGREKHLYSIYKKMRGKRKAFNEIMDVYAFRIVVDKVDTCYRVLGVVHSLYKPLPGRFKDYIAIPKANGYQSLHTTLFGMHGVPIEIQIRTREMEEMANNGIAAHWLYKSNEGEPVQNSHARARQWVKGVLEMQQRAGNSLEFIESVKIDLFPDEVYVFTPKGGIMELPKGSTAVDFAYAVHTDVGNTCIACRVNRRLAPLSQPLESGSTVEIVTAPGARPNPAWLNFVVSGKARTHIRHALKQQRRSESINLGERLLHKVLAGFETPLENIPDERIRQVLDEYHMEVFEDLLEDIGLGNRMAYVIARRLIASEEEESPSAEGPLAIRGTEGLVLNYAKCCTPIPGDPIVGYLSAGKGMVVHLESCRNISEVRNNPDKCIQLSWSKDVAGEFNVELRIELEHQRGLIALLAGSVNAADGNIEKIGMDERDGRISVVQLVVSVHDRVHLANVIKKLRTIKGVTRITRVKA
- the rpoZ gene encoding DNA-directed RNA polymerase subunit omega gives rise to the protein MARVTVEDCLDNVDNRFELVMLATKRARQLATGGKEPKVAWENDKPTVVALREIASGLVDYDVIAQDDIVDDEPLFIQYEDESNEAI
- the gmk gene encoding guanylate kinase, producing MTVTTGTLYIISAPSGAGKTSLVKALLDAQPQVRVSVSHTTRPARPGEVDGVNYHFVSREDFIERLGRDEFLEHAEVFGNLYGTSQRWLEETLKEGYDLILEIDWQGAQQVRKQMPLARSIFILPPTQEALRQRLTNRGQDSDDVIDGRMREAVSEMSHYVEYDYLVINDDFAHALGDLQAIFRASQLRQGPQQKRHTQLLSELLA
- a CDS encoding YicC/YloC family endoribonuclease, with protein sequence MAHSMTAFARAELASPHGTLGWEIRSVNHRYLEPHLRLPEAFRDLENAVRDALRKGLSRGKVECTLRFSDADNGKRLQIDSDRARQLVEAAQEVSALMQNPAPLNPLEVLAWPGVLVADAADPQALNQQALQLFHEALAQLREGRSREGEALSQLLNERLDSIDDEVATLRELIPQMLTVQRQKILDRCAEMQAEVDPQRLEQELVLLAQKSDVAEELDRLNTHVREVRRVLKSTEASGRRLDFLMQELNREANTLGSKAFDPRSTQAAVNLKVLIEQMREQVQNIE
- the thiI gene encoding tRNA uracil 4-sulfurtransferase ThiI, which gives rise to MKLIVKVFPEITIKSTPVRKAFIRQLTKNIRAVLRDLDPDVRLQGVWDNIELETTVQDPALLDQIRQRLSCTPGITHFLEVHEYPLGDLDDIVEKCAAHYADLLPGKVFAVRCKRIGKKHPFSSMDVERHVGSRLRAQCAAAGIELKRPQVEVRMEIRDQRLFVIHSQHDGLGGYPLGALEQSLVLMSGGFDSTVAAYQMMRRGLMTHFCFFNLGGRAHELGVMEVAHYLWKKYGSSHRVLFISVPFEEVLGEILQKVDNSQMGVVLKRMMLRAAARVAQRLSIDALVTGEALSQVSSQTLTNLSVIDSATDMLVMRPLIASHKQDIIDTAHEIGTAEFAKNMPEYCGVISVNPTTKARGYRIEKEEARFDMDILERALENARRISIDHVIDELSRDVQVEEVGEVLAGQVVVDIRHPDQSEDEPLLIEGIEVRTLPFYAVNNRFKELDENRQYLLYCDKGVMSRLHAHHLLCEGHTNVRVYRPASRTLEAGSGKP